The following are encoded together in the Lactuca sativa cultivar Salinas chromosome 1, Lsat_Salinas_v11, whole genome shotgun sequence genome:
- the LOC111896890 gene encoding uncharacterized protein LOC111896890, producing MSSSNSSSRYTSFNNRSSAQSDPSSSTELNQTKNRRQIPDVSYALAKSKSAKNEQNFSAMVKKFMERKSSSTSSSSKLKGREFVVAADVTNIIADDLKKNMTMTARRGGTSGFGGLHKKLFGSKVKGEESGKKKNALTEVKVNTRSLAMVLRSERELLSRSKDQESEIMELKLMLEEKNREVDKLKDLCLEQREEIKALKSVILFPDVTNSQSQQQDDSELKEAKEIIPTLQKQVTSLTGQLQSLAHDLAEVKADKYSATRLSDSLMSSPKTPSYEQEEAFNSLEFSSGDHTTHGSADDMFLEDLNPCLTPYIKSNSKAVDYISYSDDSSHNHMKKSWVDRQHGNSDNSAGILGRATRRSDESKCTYRKNVWN from the exons ATGTCGTCTTCCAACTCATCTTCTCGTTACACTTCATTCAATAATCGATCTTCCGCTCAATCGGATCCATCCTCCTCCACCGAgctcaatcaaacaaaaaaccgCCGGCAGATCCCTGATGTTTCCTATGCTCTCGCCAAGTCAAAATCCGCTAAAAACGAGCAGAATTTTAGTGCTATGGTTAAGAAGTTTATGGAGAGGAAGTCTTCTTCGACTTCGTCTTCGTCCAAGCTGAAAGGTAGGGAGTTTGTGGTGGCTGCTGATGTCACGAACATCATCGCCGATGATTTAAAGAAGAACATGACGATGACTGCGAGAAGAGGAGGGACATCGGGTTTTGGGGGATTGCATAAGAAGCTGTTTGGTAGCAAGGTGAAAGGAGAAGAGAGTGGGAAGAAAAAGAACGCATTGACGGAAGTGAAGGTGAATACCAGGAGTTTAGCGATGGTGTTGAGGAGTGAGAGGGAGCTTCTGAGTCGGAGTAAGGATCAGGAATCAGAGATAATGGAGCTTAAGTTGATGCTGGAGGAGAAAAACAGAGAG GTAGATAAGTTGAAGGATTTGTGTCTGGAGCAAAGGGAAGAGATAAAAGCATTGAAGAGTGTGATTTTATTTCCAGATGTTACAAATTCACAATCACAGCAGCAGGATGATTCTGAACTAAAAGAGGCAAAAGAAATAATTCCTACCCTTCAAAAGCAGGTCACTTCTCTCACAGGACAACTTCAGTCCCTTGCTCATGATCTAGCTGAG GTGAAAGCAGACAAATATTCAGCCACAAGATTGAGTGATAGTCTTATGAGTTCCCCAAAGACACCATCATATGAGCAAGAAGAAGCCTTTAACTCTTTG GAATTCAGCTCGGGGGATCATACAACCCATGGCAGTGCGGATGACATGTTCTTAGAGGATTTAAACCCATGTTTAACACCTTATATCAAATCCAATTCTAAA GCAGTTGATTATATATCTTATAGTGATGACTCATCACACAATCACATGAAAAAAAGTTGGGTGGATCGCCAACATGGCAACTCTGACAACTCAGCGGGAATTTTGGGCCGAGCAACTCGTAGATCAGATGAAAGCAAATGCACTTATCGTAAAAATGTGTGGAACTaa